In Streptomyces sp. NBC_01408, one DNA window encodes the following:
- the pstB gene encoding phosphate ABC transporter ATP-binding protein PstB produces MAKRIDVSGLSAFYGTHKAIDDISMTVEPRSVTAFIGPSGCGKSTFLRTLNRMHEVTPGGRVEGKVLLDDENLYGAGVDPVAVRRTVGMVFQRPNPFPTMSIFDNVAAGLRLNGSFKKSELAEIVEKSLKGANLWNEVKDRLNKPGSGLSGGQQQRLCIARAIAVEPQVLLMDEPCSALDPISTLAIEDLIGELKELFTIVIVTHNMQQAARVSDRTAFFNLSAVGQPGKLIEIDDTDRIFSNPSVQATEDYISGRFG; encoded by the coding sequence ATGGCGAAGCGAATCGACGTCAGCGGACTGTCCGCCTTCTACGGCACCCACAAAGCCATCGATGACATCTCGATGACCGTGGAGCCCCGCTCCGTGACCGCCTTCATCGGCCCGTCCGGCTGCGGCAAGTCCACCTTCCTGCGCACCCTCAACCGCATGCACGAGGTCACCCCCGGCGGCCGCGTCGAGGGCAAGGTCCTCCTGGACGACGAGAACCTGTACGGCGCCGGCGTGGACCCCGTCGCGGTCCGCCGCACGGTCGGCATGGTCTTCCAGCGCCCGAACCCCTTCCCCACCATGTCGATCTTCGACAACGTGGCGGCGGGCCTGCGGCTGAACGGCAGCTTCAAGAAGTCCGAGCTCGCCGAGATCGTCGAGAAGTCCCTCAAGGGCGCCAACCTCTGGAACGAGGTCAAGGACCGCCTGAACAAGCCCGGCTCCGGCCTCTCCGGCGGCCAGCAGCAGCGTCTGTGCATCGCCCGCGCCATCGCGGTCGAGCCGCAGGTCCTGCTGATGGACGAGCCCTGCTCGGCCCTCGACCCGATCTCCACCCTCGCGATCGAGGACCTGATCGGCGAGCTCAAGGAGCTCTTCACGATCGTCATCGTGACGCACAACATGCAGCAGGCCGCACGCGTCTCGGACCGCACCGCCTTCTTCAACCTCTCGGCGGTCGGCCAGCCCGGCAAGCTCATCGAGATCGACGACACCGACCGGATCTTCTCGAACCCGTCGGTGCAGGCGACCGAGGACTACATCTCGGGCCGCTTCGGCTAG
- the pstS gene encoding phosphate ABC transporter substrate-binding protein PstS — protein sequence MKLQRKNMLRASALGALVVSGALVLTACGSDDNTKDNGSATGKPSAAAGDIKCDDAKGKLLASGSSAQKNAVDLWVKNYMAACSGVEVNYKSSSSGEGIVAFNQGTVGFAGSDSALKPEQVEESKKICTGGQGIDLPMVGGPIALGFNIAGVDKLNLDAATIANIFNDKIKKWDDEAIKKLNPGVTLPGTAIQHFHRSEDSGTTENLGKYLKATAGDAWPHEAAKKWPAPGGLGASGSAGVATQVKQVDGSIGYFELSYASAQNIKTVDLNTGAAAPVKASGENASKAIAAAKISGTGNDLALKLDYATKAEGAYPIVLVTYEVVCDKGNKAETLPTVKSFLNYTASDAGQKILLENGYAPIPAEINAKVREIIASLA from the coding sequence GTGAAGCTTCAGCGCAAGAACATGCTTCGTGCCTCCGCCCTCGGGGCGCTCGTCGTGTCCGGCGCCCTGGTCCTCACGGCGTGCGGCTCGGACGACAACACCAAGGACAACGGCTCCGCCACCGGCAAGCCGTCGGCCGCCGCGGGCGACATCAAGTGTGACGACGCCAAGGGCAAGCTCCTCGCCTCGGGCTCCTCCGCGCAGAAGAACGCGGTCGACCTGTGGGTGAAGAACTACATGGCCGCCTGCTCCGGCGTCGAGGTGAACTACAAGTCCTCCTCCTCCGGTGAGGGCATCGTCGCCTTCAACCAGGGCACCGTCGGCTTCGCCGGCTCCGACTCGGCGCTGAAGCCGGAGCAGGTCGAGGAGTCGAAGAAGATCTGCACCGGTGGCCAGGGCATCGACCTGCCCATGGTCGGCGGCCCGATCGCCCTCGGCTTCAACATCGCCGGCGTGGACAAGCTGAACCTCGACGCCGCCACGATCGCCAACATCTTCAACGACAAGATCAAGAAGTGGGACGACGAGGCGATCAAGAAGCTGAACCCCGGCGTCACGCTTCCCGGCACCGCGATCCAGCACTTCCACCGCTCCGAGGACTCGGGCACCACCGAGAACCTGGGCAAGTACCTCAAGGCCACCGCCGGTGACGCCTGGCCGCACGAGGCCGCGAAGAAGTGGCCCGCCCCGGGCGGCCTCGGCGCCTCCGGCTCCGCGGGTGTCGCCACCCAGGTCAAGCAGGTCGACGGCTCCATCGGCTACTTCGAGCTCTCCTACGCCAGCGCGCAGAACATCAAGACGGTCGACCTGAACACGGGCGCCGCCGCCCCGGTCAAGGCCTCCGGCGAGAACGCCTCCAAGGCCATCGCCGCCGCCAAGATCTCGGGCACCGGCAACGACCTGGCGCTCAAGCTCGACTACGCCACCAAGGCCGAGGGCGCGTACCCGATCGTCCTGGTCACCTACGAGGTCGTCTGCGACAAGGGCAACAAGGCGGAGACCCTTCCGACCGTGAAGTCCTTCCTGAACTACACCGCGTCCGACGCGGGTCAGAAGATCCTCCTCGAGAACGGCTACGCGCCGATCCCGGCCGAGATCAACGCCAAGGTCCGCGAGATCATCGCTTCGCTGGCCTAG
- the pstC gene encoding phosphate ABC transporter permease subunit PstC: MASTTPTQIDQAPPVSKSGRSTGRAGDKVFAGLSKGSGILLLVIMASIAIFLTYRASIALSKNEGNFLTTFDWNASANPPVFGIAVLLFGTVVSSIIAMAIAVPIAVGIALFISHYAPRKLAAPLAYVVDLLAAVPSIIYGIWGALFLVPQLAGLNLWLDEYLGWTYVFDKSQVGVARSIFTVGILLAIMILPIVTSVSREVFLQVPRMNEEAALALGATRWEVIRMSVLPFGRSGVISASMLGLGRALGETMAVATVLSPSFLISLHILDPGGGTFAQNIAAKFDEANEFGRDALIASGLVLFLLTLLVNGAARLIIARRKDFSGANA, from the coding sequence ATGGCTTCCACCACACCCACCCAGATTGACCAGGCTCCGCCTGTCTCCAAGAGCGGAAGGTCCACCGGCCGCGCCGGTGACAAGGTCTTCGCCGGGCTCTCCAAGGGCTCCGGCATCCTGCTCCTGGTGATCATGGCGTCGATCGCCATCTTCCTCACCTACCGCGCCTCGATCGCCCTGTCGAAGAACGAGGGCAACTTCCTCACCACCTTCGACTGGAACGCGTCGGCCAACCCGCCCGTCTTCGGCATCGCCGTCCTGCTCTTCGGCACCGTCGTCAGCTCGATCATCGCGATGGCCATCGCGGTTCCGATCGCTGTCGGCATCGCCCTGTTCATCTCGCACTACGCGCCGCGCAAGCTGGCCGCGCCCCTGGCCTACGTGGTCGACCTGCTGGCCGCCGTGCCGTCGATCATCTACGGCATCTGGGGCGCCCTCTTCCTCGTGCCGCAGCTGGCGGGCCTGAACCTCTGGCTCGACGAGTACCTGGGCTGGACCTACGTCTTCGACAAGTCCCAGGTCGGCGTCGCCCGCTCGATCTTCACCGTCGGCATCCTGCTCGCGATCATGATCCTGCCGATCGTGACCAGCGTCAGCCGCGAGGTCTTCCTCCAGGTCCCGCGCATGAACGAGGAGGCCGCCCTGGCCCTCGGCGCGACCCGCTGGGAAGTCATCCGGATGTCGGTCCTGCCCTTCGGCCGCTCCGGAGTCATCTCCGCCTCGATGCTCGGCCTCGGCCGCGCGCTCGGCGAGACCATGGCCGTCGCGACCGTCCTCTCCCCGAGCTTCCTGATCTCGCTGCACATCCTCGACCCGGGTGGCGGTACCTTCGCGCAGAACATCGCCGCGAAGTTCGACGAGGCCAACGAGTTCGGCCGGGACGCGCTGATCGCCTCCGGTCTGGTCCTCTTCCTGCTCACCCTGCTGGTCAACGGTGCAGCTCGCCTGATCATCGCTCGCCGCAAGGACTTCTCGGGGGCGAACGCCTGA
- the pstA gene encoding phosphate ABC transporter permease PstA produces MSHALQDQRPSRATKSAAPASLTRGGLPRWAPAAIAVLSAGLGIGIGIVFDLHSKVQWGLLAAILFVVITYTASAVVENRRQAKDRVATSVVWVCFILAVVPLLSLMWTTISRGIEVLSGDFLSHSMNGVTSFEEGGGVYHALIGTLEQVALATLIAAPIGLLTAVYLVEYGRGSLAKAVTFFVDVMTGIPSIVAGLFILTTWNLMLGFGPSGFAGAMALSILMMPVVVRSTEEMLKLVPNELREAALALGVPKWRVILKVVLPTAIGGISTGVMLAVARIAGETAPIMLLVFGSQLINNNPFEGAQSSLPLYIWEQYKVGSEASYDRAWAAALVLIAFVMILNLVARGIARWKAPKTGR; encoded by the coding sequence ATGAGCCACGCACTCCAGGACCAGCGGCCCTCCCGGGCCACCAAGTCCGCCGCACCCGCCAGCCTCACCCGAGGCGGCCTGCCCCGCTGGGCCCCGGCCGCCATCGCCGTCCTCTCGGCCGGCCTCGGCATCGGCATCGGCATCGTCTTCGACCTCCACAGCAAGGTCCAGTGGGGTCTGCTCGCGGCCATCCTGTTCGTCGTGATCACGTACACCGCGAGCGCGGTCGTCGAGAACCGCCGCCAGGCCAAGGACCGCGTCGCGACCTCCGTCGTGTGGGTCTGCTTCATCCTCGCGGTCGTCCCGCTGCTCTCGCTGATGTGGACGACGATCAGCCGCGGCATCGAGGTCCTCAGCGGGGACTTCCTGAGCCACTCCATGAACGGCGTGACCAGCTTCGAGGAGGGCGGTGGTGTCTACCACGCCCTGATCGGCACGCTGGAGCAGGTGGCCCTCGCGACCCTGATCGCCGCGCCGATCGGCCTGCTGACCGCCGTCTACCTGGTCGAGTACGGCCGGGGCTCGCTCGCCAAGGCCGTGACCTTCTTCGTCGACGTCATGACCGGCATCCCCTCCATCGTCGCGGGCCTGTTCATCCTGACGACCTGGAACCTGATGCTCGGCTTCGGCCCCTCCGGCTTCGCCGGCGCCATGGCCCTGTCGATCCTGATGATGCCGGTCGTGGTCCGCTCCACCGAGGAAATGCTCAAGCTCGTCCCGAACGAGCTGCGCGAGGCCGCCCTCGCCCTCGGTGTGCCGAAGTGGCGCGTGATCCTCAAGGTCGTGCTCCCCACCGCCATCGGCGGCATCTCGACGGGTGTCATGCTGGCTGTGGCACGTATCGCCGGTGAGACCGCTCCGATCATGCTGCTGGTCTTCGGTTCTCAGCTGATCAACAACAACCCCTTCGAAGGCGCCCAGTCCTCGCTCCCGCTCTACATCTGGGAGCAGTACAAGGTCGGCAGTGAAGCCTCCTACGACCGGGCATGGGCCGCAGCGCTCGTGCTGATCGCCTTCGTCATGATCCTCAATCTGGTGGCCCGCGGCATCGCCCGCTGGAAGGCCCCGAAGACCGGTCGCTGA
- a CDS encoding RNA degradosome polyphosphate kinase — protein MSHQPSTGPTEVPAQHPSHTPAGGKQTGGPAGLAVTGAHARIGSISAHRPHVDLEPDLDADLDAYDDKDGDELPPGRFLDRERSWLAFNERVLELAEDPTTPLLERANFLAIFASNLDEFFMVRVAGLKRRIATGVATRSASGLQPREVLDLIWTRSRELMARHAACFQQDISPALAEEGIHLIRWPDLTEKEQARLFTLFRNQIFPVLTPLAVDPAHPFPYISGLSLNLAVVVRNPVSGHRHFARVKVPPLLSRFLEASPQRYVPLEDVIAAHLEELFPGMEVLAHHMFRVTRNEDLEVEEDDAENLLQALEKELMRRRFGPPVRLEVEESIDPGVLDLLVQELNVNSSEVYPLPGLLDLTALFGIASLDRPELKYPKFVAGTHRDLAEVESASAPDIFAALRERDVLLHHPYDSFSTSVQAFLEQAAADPDVLAIKQTLYRTSGDSPIVDALIDAADSGKQVLVLVEIKARFDEQANIKWARKLEESGCHVVYGLVGLKTHCKLSLVVRQEGDQLRRYSHVGTGNYHPKTARLYEDLGLLTADPQVGADLSDLFNRLSGYSRRETYRRLMVAPRSLRDGLIARIDKEAAHHRAGRPAYVRLKMNSIVDEALIDSLYRAAQAGVPVDIWVRGICAVRPGVPGLSENIRVRSVLGRFLEHSRVFAFGNGGEPEVWIGSADMMHRNLDRRIEALVRVADPGHRAALDRMLQTGMSDATSSWHLGPDGEWTRHSTDAEGQPLRHVQETLIDARRRRRGSAKP, from the coding sequence ATGAGCCACCAGCCCAGCACGGGCCCCACCGAGGTCCCCGCCCAGCACCCGTCCCACACCCCCGCCGGCGGCAAGCAGACCGGCGGCCCGGCAGGTCTCGCGGTCACCGGAGCACACGCACGCATAGGCTCCATCTCCGCGCACCGCCCGCACGTCGATCTCGAGCCCGATCTCGACGCTGACCTGGACGCCTACGACGACAAGGACGGCGACGAGCTCCCCCCGGGCCGCTTCCTCGACCGTGAGCGCAGCTGGCTGGCCTTCAACGAGCGCGTGCTCGAACTCGCCGAGGACCCGACGACCCCGCTCCTGGAGCGCGCCAACTTCCTGGCGATCTTCGCGAGCAACCTCGACGAGTTCTTCATGGTCCGCGTCGCCGGCCTCAAGCGCCGCATCGCGACCGGTGTCGCCACCCGTTCGGCCTCCGGCCTCCAGCCCCGTGAGGTGCTGGACCTGATCTGGACCCGCTCGCGCGAGCTCATGGCCCGCCACGCCGCCTGCTTCCAGCAGGACATCTCCCCGGCACTCGCCGAGGAGGGCATCCACCTGATCCGCTGGCCCGACCTGACGGAGAAGGAGCAGGCCCGCCTCTTCACGCTCTTCCGGAACCAGATCTTCCCGGTCCTGACCCCGCTGGCCGTGGACCCCGCGCACCCGTTCCCGTACATCTCCGGCCTCTCCCTGAACCTGGCCGTCGTCGTACGCAACCCGGTCAGCGGCCACCGCCACTTCGCCCGGGTCAAGGTCCCGCCGCTCCTCTCCCGCTTCCTGGAGGCCTCCCCGCAGCGCTACGTCCCGCTGGAGGACGTCATCGCCGCGCACCTGGAGGAGCTGTTCCCCGGCATGGAGGTGCTCGCGCACCACATGTTCCGCGTGACCCGCAACGAGGACCTGGAGGTCGAGGAGGACGACGCCGAGAACCTGCTCCAGGCCCTGGAGAAGGAGCTCATGCGGCGCCGCTTCGGCCCGCCGGTGCGCCTGGAGGTCGAGGAGTCCATCGACCCGGGCGTACTGGACCTCCTCGTGCAGGAGCTGAACGTCAACTCCTCCGAGGTGTACCCGCTGCCCGGCCTGCTGGACCTGACCGCGCTCTTCGGGATCGCCTCGCTGGACCGGCCGGAGCTGAAGTACCCGAAGTTCGTCGCGGGCACCCACCGCGACCTCGCCGAGGTCGAGTCCGCGTCGGCGCCCGACATCTTCGCCGCGCTGCGCGAGCGGGACGTGCTGCTGCACCACCCGTACGACTCCTTCTCCACCTCGGTGCAGGCCTTCCTGGAGCAGGCCGCCGCCGACCCGGACGTCCTCGCCATCAAGCAGACGCTGTACCGCACCTCCGGCGACTCCCCGATCGTGGACGCCCTGATCGACGCCGCCGACTCCGGCAAGCAGGTCCTCGTACTCGTCGAGATCAAGGCCCGCTTCGACGAGCAGGCCAACATCAAGTGGGCGCGCAAGCTGGAGGAGTCCGGCTGCCACGTCGTCTACGGGCTCGTCGGCCTCAAGACCCACTGCAAGCTGTCGCTCGTCGTCCGCCAGGAGGGCGACCAGCTGCGCCGCTACTCCCACGTGGGCACCGGCAACTACCACCCCAAGACCGCCCGGCTCTACGAGGACCTCGGCCTGCTCACCGCCGACCCGCAGGTCGGCGCGGACCTCTCCGACCTCTTCAACCGGCTCTCCGGCTACTCCCGGCGCGAGACCTACCGCCGGCTGATGGTGGCGCCGCGCTCGCTGCGCGACGGGCTGATCGCGCGGATCGACAAGGAGGCCGCCCACCACAGGGCCGGCCGCCCCGCGTACGTGCGCCTGAAGATGAACTCGATCGTCGACGAGGCCCTGATCGACTCCCTCTACCGGGCCGCCCAGGCGGGCGTGCCCGTGGACATCTGGGTCCGCGGCATCTGCGCGGTGCGGCCCGGGGTCCCCGGGCTCTCGGAGAACATCCGGGTCCGCTCCGTCCTCGGCCGCTTCCTCGAACACTCCCGCGTCTTCGCCTTCGGCAACGGCGGTGAGCCCGAGGTGTGGATCGGCAGCGCCGACATGATGCACCGCAACCTCGACCGTCGCATCGAGGCACTGGTCCGGGTCGCCGACCCGGGCCACCGCGCGGCACTGGACCGGATGCTGCAGACCGGCATGTCCGACGCCACCTCCTCCTGGCACCTGGGCCCGGACGGCGAATGGACCCGGCACAGCACGGATGCGGAAGGCCAGCCGCTGCGGCACGTACAGGAGACGCTCATAGACGCCCGGAGGCGCCGGCGTGGCTCAGCCAAACCATGA
- a CDS encoding DUF47 domain-containing protein, producing MRFRLTPRETSFYDMFAASADNIVTGSKLLMELLGADSSARAEIAERMRAAEHAGDDATHAIFHQLNSSFITPFDREDIYNLASSLDDIMDFMEEAVDLVVLYNVEELPKGVEQQIEVLARAAELTAEAMPHLRTMDNLTEYWIEVNRLENQADQIHRKLLAQLFNGKYDAIEVLKLKQIVDVLEEAADAFEHVANTVETIAVKES from the coding sequence GTGCGATTTCGTCTGACCCCCAGGGAGACGAGCTTCTACGACATGTTCGCCGCATCTGCGGACAACATCGTCACGGGCTCGAAGCTCCTGATGGAACTGCTCGGAGCGGACTCCTCCGCCCGGGCCGAGATCGCGGAGCGGATGCGGGCAGCGGAGCACGCGGGGGACGACGCCACCCACGCGATCTTCCACCAGTTGAACTCCTCCTTCATCACGCCGTTCGACCGCGAGGACATCTACAACCTGGCCTCGTCGCTCGACGACATCATGGACTTCATGGAGGAGGCGGTCGACCTGGTCGTCCTCTACAACGTGGAGGAGCTCCCCAAGGGCGTCGAGCAGCAGATCGAGGTACTGGCACGGGCCGCGGAGCTGACCGCCGAGGCCATGCCGCACCTGCGGACGATGGACAACCTGACCGAGTACTGGATCGAGGTCAACCGCCTCGAGAACCAGGCCGACCAGATCCACCGCAAGCTGCTCGCCCAGCTCTTCAACGGCAAGTACGACGCCATTGAGGTGCTGAAGCTCAAGCAGATCGTCGACGTGCTCGAAGAGGCGGCCGACGCGTTCGAGCACGTTGCGAACACGGTGGAGACCATCGCGGTCAAGGAGTCCTGA
- a CDS encoding inorganic phosphate transporter — MDTFALIVTIGVALGFTYTNGFHDSANAIATSVSTRALTPRAALAMAAVMNLAGAFLGSGVAKTVSEGLIETPHGTRGMWILFSALVGAIVWNLITWYFGLPSSSSHALFGGMVGAALAGGTGVIWSGVIDKVVIPMFASPVVGLVAGYLVMVAILWMFRRANPHKAKRGFRIAQTVSAAAMALGHGLQDAQKTMGIVVMALVIADVQTADAEIPIWVKIACAVMLSLGTYAGGWRIMRTLGRKIIELDPPQGFAAETTGASIMFGSAFLFHAPISTTHVITSAIMGVGATKRVNAVRWGVAKNIILGWFITMPAAALVAALSFWIVNLAFV; from the coding sequence GTGGACACCTTCGCTCTGATCGTGACCATCGGTGTCGCGCTCGGATTCACGTACACCAACGGTTTCCACGACTCGGCGAACGCGATCGCGACCTCGGTCTCGACCCGCGCGCTGACCCCGCGCGCCGCGCTCGCGATGGCCGCGGTGATGAACCTCGCCGGTGCCTTCCTGGGCAGCGGTGTCGCCAAGACGGTCAGCGAGGGTCTGATCGAGACGCCCCACGGCACCCGGGGCATGTGGATCCTCTTCTCGGCGCTCGTCGGCGCGATCGTGTGGAACCTGATCACCTGGTACTTCGGCCTGCCCTCGTCCTCCTCGCACGCGCTGTTCGGCGGGATGGTGGGCGCGGCGCTGGCCGGCGGCACCGGTGTCATCTGGAGCGGGGTGATCGACAAGGTCGTCATCCCGATGTTCGCCTCGCCGGTCGTCGGTCTGGTCGCCGGTTACCTGGTGATGGTGGCCATCCTGTGGATGTTCCGCCGGGCCAACCCGCACAAGGCCAAGCGCGGTTTCCGTATCGCGCAGACGGTGTCCGCGGCCGCGATGGCGCTGGGCCACGGCCTCCAGGACGCGCAGAAGACCATGGGCATCGTGGTGATGGCCCTGGTCATCGCCGATGTACAGACCGCCGACGCCGAGATCCCGATCTGGGTCAAGATCGCCTGTGCCGTGATGCTGTCGCTGGGCACGTACGCGGGCGGCTGGCGCATCATGCGCACCCTCGGCCGCAAGATCATCGAGCTGGACCCGCCGCAGGGCTTCGCGGCCGAGACCACCGGTGCCTCGATCATGTTCGGCTCGGCGTTCCTCTTCCACGCGCCGATCTCCACCACCCACGTGATCACCTCGGCGATCATGGGTGTGGGCGCGACCAAGCGGGTGAACGCGGTCCGCTGGGGCGTCGCCAAGAACATCATCCTGGGCTGGTTCATCACGATGCCGGCCGCCGCGCTCGTCGCTGCGCTGAGCTTCTGGATCGTCAACTTGGCGTTCGTCTAG
- a CDS encoding CHAD domain-containing protein encodes MAQPNHDLTAGAGDVLSTYLRGQATSFLRALRLHGESAANGADTAGEGDAARSLRGAARRISGSLATFRVVTESAWADGLRTELVWLSSTLADEHAYAARLARLMEALHRLSGAHDVPAPRSSAGALTVGSARAGALLERQLNLARTRAHSATLQALGSARFHAVADAVAVLASEVPLDLVAARGRVGEVLVPLAEVAETRLSAAVSVLPPADGAHPYNCDHDGLWHEVRHLLRVHRYAREALGEDVTRLSAAGEALDRHRDAAEAATASATAARTPRIAPATAYALGVLHADQRHAVEAARFAFRELWLPQPAVTPR; translated from the coding sequence GTGGCTCAGCCAAACCATGACCTGACGGCCGGCGCGGGTGACGTGCTCAGCACGTACCTGCGCGGCCAGGCCACCTCTTTCCTGCGCGCACTGCGCCTGCACGGCGAGAGCGCGGCGAACGGAGCGGACACTGCGGGCGAAGGTGACGCGGCGCGCAGCCTGCGGGGGGCTGCGCGCCGCATCAGCGGATCCCTGGCCACCTTCCGGGTGGTGACCGAGTCCGCCTGGGCCGACGGGCTGCGCACCGAGCTGGTGTGGCTGTCCTCGACCCTGGCCGACGAACACGCGTACGCGGCCCGGCTGGCCCGCCTGATGGAGGCGCTGCACCGGCTGTCGGGGGCCCATGACGTCCCGGCGCCGCGCTCCTCCGCGGGCGCGCTCACGGTGGGCTCGGCGCGGGCGGGCGCGCTGCTGGAGCGCCAGCTGAACCTGGCGCGCACCCGCGCCCACTCGGCCACGCTCCAGGCCCTCGGCTCCGCCCGCTTCCACGCGGTGGCGGACGCGGTGGCGGTGCTGGCCTCCGAGGTGCCGCTGGACCTGGTCGCGGCCCGCGGGCGGGTCGGGGAGGTCCTCGTACCGCTCGCGGAAGTGGCCGAAACCCGACTGTCGGCGGCGGTCTCGGTGCTGCCTCCGGCGGACGGCGCCCACCCGTACAACTGCGACCACGACGGCCTCTGGCACGAGGTACGCCACCTCCTGCGGGTCCACCGGTACGCCCGGGAGGCCCTGGGCGAGGACGTGACCCGGCTGTCGGCGGCGGGCGAGGCACTGGACCGCCACCGCGACGCGGCCGAGGCCGCCACGGCCTCCGCGACGGCCGCCCGCACCCCGCGGATCGCCCCTGCCACGGCGTACGCCCTCGGTGTGCTGCACGCCGACCAGCGCCACGCGGTCGAGGCGGCGCGTTTCGCCTTCCGGGAACTCTGGCTGCCGCAGCCCGCGGTCACGCCGAGATAA
- a CDS encoding metal-sensitive transcriptional regulator: MTAIEAEGSRAETGTATATGTATAVHGYHHQKDEHLKRLRRIEGQIRGLQRLVDEDVYCIDILTQVSASTKALQSFALQLLEEHLRHCVADAAVRGGAEIDAKVEEATKAIARLLRT, encoded by the coding sequence ATGACGGCCATCGAGGCGGAGGGCTCCCGAGCCGAGACCGGCACGGCCACGGCCACCGGCACGGCCACGGCGGTACACGGGTACCACCACCAGAAGGACGAGCACCTGAAGAGGCTGCGCCGGATCGAGGGCCAGATCCGCGGTCTCCAGCGGCTCGTCGACGAGGACGTGTACTGCATCGACATACTCACCCAGGTCTCGGCCAGCACGAAGGCGCTCCAGTCCTTCGCGCTCCAGCTGCTGGAGGAGCACCTGCGCCACTGCGTCGCCGACGCGGCCGTCAGGGGCGGCGCCGAGATCGACGCGAAGGTCGAGGAAGCCACCAAGGCCATCGCCCGCCTTCTGCGCACCTAG
- the mshD gene encoding mycothiol synthase: MTDAAAALEPGRQIETLEELTEEQADAVLALIEDAARTDGTTAVSEQGRLQLRGGPREGIRHFLLTVGGRLVGYGQLEDTDPVEAPAAELLVHPALRGRGHGRALGTALLAASGKRIRVWAHGGKSAARHLAQVLGLTLFRELRQLRRPLSGGDPLPEPVLPPGVTVRTFVPGTDDGAWLAANAAAFAHHPEQGALTQRDLNDRIAQPWFDPEGFFLAEREGEIIGFHWTKVHAEQRLGEVYVIGVRPGAQGGGLGKALTAIGLRHLAAQGLPTAMLYVDADNPAALAVYAGLGFTTHEVDLMYRTES, encoded by the coding sequence GTACTCGCCCTGATCGAGGACGCGGCGCGTACGGACGGCACCACCGCCGTGTCCGAACAGGGACGGCTCCAGCTGCGCGGCGGACCTCGAGAGGGCATCCGCCACTTCCTGCTCACCGTCGGCGGCCGGCTCGTCGGATACGGACAACTGGAGGACACCGACCCGGTGGAGGCCCCCGCCGCCGAGCTCCTCGTCCACCCCGCGCTGCGCGGGCGCGGCCACGGGCGGGCCCTGGGCACGGCCCTGCTGGCCGCCTCCGGCAAGCGGATCCGGGTGTGGGCCCACGGCGGCAAGTCGGCCGCCCGGCACCTCGCGCAGGTGCTCGGCCTGACCCTCTTCCGCGAGCTGCGGCAGCTGCGTCGCCCGCTGTCCGGGGGTGACCCGCTGCCCGAGCCGGTGCTCCCGCCCGGGGTGACCGTACGGACCTTCGTGCCCGGCACCGACGACGGGGCCTGGCTCGCGGCGAACGCGGCCGCCTTTGCCCACCACCCCGAGCAGGGGGCACTGACGCAGCGGGACCTGAACGACCGGATCGCGCAGCCCTGGTTCGACCCCGAGGGCTTCTTCCTCGCCGAACGGGAAGGCGAGATCATCGGCTTCCACTGGACCAAGGTCCACGCGGAGCAGCGGCTCGGCGAGGTCTACGTGATCGGCGTCCGCCCCGGCGCCCAGGGCGGCGGCCTCGGCAAGGCCCTGACCGCGATCGGCCTGCGCCACCTGGCCGCGCAGGGCCTCCCCACCGCCATGCTCTACGTGGACGCCGACAACCCGGCAGCCCTCGCGGTCTACGCGGGCCTCGGCTTCACCACCCACGAGGTCGACCTGATGTACCGCACGGAAAGCTGA